The window CGGTGGCGACCATGAGGGGCCCGGCGAAGTCGCTGAGCTTGCCGGTCACGGTTCCAGGGAACCGTGCTTTGAGGATGTGATCGTTGACCGCCAACACCACCACGAAGCTCAGGAAGCACGGCCGTCCCAGCACCGTCGGTGAGACCCCAGTTGCACCGACCCGCCCGACTCTCATCGATCGGACTCTAGGTAGAAACGATGCGCGGTGCCTCGACCCCGTGTCTTCGAAGGGAGGAACACGGCAAGTCGGCACCAGACGGGCTCGGCACCTCGGCATCGCACCGGTCGCTCGCACTGGGCTGGGCCGACGGCAATAGCCACATGGCGCGGAGTTACGTGCCGGCCTGCTCGATGGAGTGAACCAGGTCGACGATCGTGCTCTCGGGAACCGGGCGGTAGTCCCACACGTCGACGCCGACGTTGACCATTCGCCCGTTCGTCTGCCACGTGGAATGGACGTGGCCGTGCAGCAGCACCCGGCCGCGGTCCACGGGCCGCCACTTCTCGTGTCGGTCGGTGTCACCGGAATCTCCCCAGTACGGAAAGTGGTCGACGTCGACCACGGTGCCATCGCACAGCTCCAGGGCCGTGGTGCCGTCGACGATCTCGTCTATCCCCGAGTCGAGGTAGCGGTCGTACCAGTGATCGCGCCTGGATTCACCCTTCCAGACCCGATCGTGGTTGCCAGGCACGAGAACGATCCGGCCGAAGAGGCGACGCATGGACTTGAGCGTGTCGTCGAGCCTGCCCATGACGGCATCACCCAGGATCCAGGTCTCGTCCTCGGGTCCGACGGTTTCGTTCCACCGGTCGATGAGGAACGTGTCCAGGCGGGCTTGGGTCTTGTCGTCGGCCGCCCCGGTGAGCGGCGCGACCCGGGCCAATTCGGCGCGCCCTGGTTCGAACCTAGCGATGTTGCGGTGCCCCAGGTGGAGGTCGGAGGTAAAGAAGCGGGCCATGACACCCTCAATCGTGCCGCCTGAACCCAACACCCCACCCAGCAAATTTCCCGACGGTCCTTGCTGCCCGAGGTCGTTCAGGTAGCTCTCGGCCACACCCGACTTTCTCGTGCGTCGTAGCCTGTCTCCATGAGCACGGTCCTGCCGGGAATCGATGTCGACCTCGATCTCCTCGCCGACATCTGCCGTCGGTATGGCGTCGCCCGCCTCGACGTCTTCGGTTCCGCCAGCCGTGGGGAGATGAGTGACACGAGCGACATCGACGTTCTCTACGAGCTGGAACCTGGCACGCGGCTGGGCTGGGACATCGAGGATCTCGCCAGCGAGCTCACCGGGGCACTCGGTCGGCGCGTCGATCTCGTCTCTCGCCGCTATCTCAACCGCCGGCTTCGTGACATCGTCATCGCCCAGGCGACCCCGCTCTATGCGGCGTGACTCGCTCCTCCTCGAGGAGGCGATCGAGGCGGCCTCTCGATCGATCGAGATCGTCGGCTCTCTGTCGGTCGACGAACTGGCAGACGACCGGCTCCGGCTGGACGCACTCCTCTGGAACCTGACGATCCTCGGCGAAGCGATCACCCAGCTCTCGGCCGAAACGATCTCGCCGTACGCGGATATCCCCTGGCGCAGACCGATCGACCTTCGAAATCGGATCGTGCACGGTTACTGGTCCGTCGACATCTCGGTACTCCATGCCACAACTACTCTCGACCTTCCGCACTTCACGGCTCAGCTCCGCATCGTGTTGGCTGACCTCGACGGGCCGCAGAGGTAGTTGCGGGAGGTCCGCGACGCCGGCACCTACGAGTCGGAATTCGGCCCGGCGGATCCGTTCTCGGTCGCCGAGGAAGTCGGCGAGACGCGCCTTCGCTTCGAACCTGAACCTTCTGGTGGGCGAGGGGACTTGAGCTCTGGGGAACTGGTGCCAATGCACACCAGCCAGCCTCGCTCGGTACCGCACTAGCCGGGGGCTTCTCGGTTCGGACGTTCGTCCAGTAACAACGAGTGCATCGCCCTATCTGCTCGCCCGGTAGAGATCCCGGTAGAGACCCAGATAGAGGTCGGACGTTCGTTCCGCTCGTCACATCGAGCGCCCGCGCCCGCGGGCGCGGCCATGCGCCGTTGCACGATCACATGATCAGGTGCGGGAGACCGCTCGTGGTCGCACCCACGCGAGTGGCCGAAATCCCGGTTGTTTGGCTTCTAGGTCAGGCTTCGTTGTCATACCTCCTTCTTAGGCTGGTCGAGCGGAGCTCGACCGAGGAGGCATGGCGATGGCCACGGCGGAGAATGACACGACCGGCAGGTTCACCACTGAGCTGGCGGATGTGCCGGCGGAGCGGTTGGAGGCCGAGCTGATCGATCTGGCGGGGTGGCTGTCGGCGGGCACTTTCGAGTTGTTGGTGCTGGTCGGTGAGCTCGACGCCCGAGGGCTGTGGGCGCGTTGGGGTGCCCTGTCGTGCGCGGCGTGGCTGGCTGAGGTGTGTGACGTCGAGGTGGGCACGGCCCGTACCCAGGTTCGGGTGGCCCGGGCCCTGCGGACCTACCCGCTGTTGGCCGAAGCGATGGCCGATGGTGACGTCTCCTACGCCAAAGCCAGGGTGCTGGTCCCTCACCTCACGGAAGCCAACGTTGACGTCTTGTTGCATCTGGCGGTCACCAACCCGGCCGGGCGGCTGGGAGCGGCGATCGCGGCGTGGTCCCAACGCCACGAGGACCCCGAAGCCATCGCCCGTCGCCAACACGAGGAGCGCAGCGTGTCGTGGCGTACCGGGCCCGACGGAATGGTGACCATCACCGCGCGTCTCGCTCCCGCTGTCGCCGGTGCGGTGTGCGCGGTGATCGACGCGCAGGTCACCCGGTCCGCCGCGCCCGCGGACGCGTCACTGACCCAACAACGAGCCGACGCCCTGGCCGCGGTCGTGACCGGCGGGGGAGGCAACCTCGACGCCGAGGTCGTGATCCACGTCCGCGGAGACGCCACCACCCTCGCTGACGGCACACCCATCAACGACCACGTGGTGGCCCAACTGTTACCTCACGCGTTTGTTTCGTTGCTGATCGTCGACACCAACCGTCAACCGATCGATGCCAGCCCCCGCCGCCGCACCCCGACCCGCCGCCAGAAGCGCGTCATCGACGAAACGAACCCCGAATGCGGTCACCCGGGCTGTCGGGCCCGAACCTTCCTCCAGTACGACCACATCCAGCCCTACGCCCAAGGTGGTCCCACCGTCGTCGCCAACCTCCGACGCCTCTGCGGCCCCCACAACCGAGCCCGAATCGGCCCCACATTGCATGACGAAGCCGCCGAGTTCGTCGCCGACCTCATCCCGTAGGCAGGAGCTGTCATGGCGACTCAGATCAAAGAACACCTGCGCGACGAAGACCCAAGAGAGTGGACGCTCGTCATTCGAGGCCGGCCGCTGACCGTCGATGGCCTCCTCTTGGCGGCCGGGCGGACCCTTAGCGAGTTCACCTTGCGGGGCGATCCAGTCGCTGCCATCTCCGCGGAGGTCACCGGACCGGGCCGAACGACCGACGACCTGCTGGCCGGTCCTCGTCTTCGTACCCGTCGGACCTACGCCTTCGTCCCGGTTGCTGTACTCATCGAATGTGGGTTCCCGGTGTTGGCGACGTTCACCGCGCCCCATGTGAGCATCGTGCTACCGGCGTACGATGACGAGCGTGTTCGTGCGTTGGTCGACCTCCTCGGACCGGAGCACGTAAACCCGCACTATCTGAGGACACTCTGATGGCCACACGAATCACGCTCCCCGCCGACGTTCACCAGATCGACGCGACCGGCTACGTGTGGACCTTCCTCGACGAGGCTGACACCCCAGGTCGCATCACGGTCGGCAGCGTCGTCGTCGCCGGCGACAGCGAGGACCCGTTCCTCGCCCGGGTCATCGACATCGTTGCCGGTAGCTCAGGCCGCGAGATCGTCCACCTCGACGTGATCGGCGTCCCCGACCAGGTCATCGACGAACTCCGCCACGCCAACCTCCTCCCCGCGTAGCGGACCGAGCTCGTAGATGGTGCTTGTAGAACGACCGACGACGAAGGTCGTCGATCAGTTCGGAATGGCGCCCGTTCTTCACTGCACCCAGACAGCGAAGAACCCCCTGCTGAGCAGGGGGTTCGTGGTGGGCGAGGGGGACTTGAACTCTGGAGAACCGGGTATCGGTGCGTACCTCTGCGTCCCGTTCCGTACCCCCTGAGCAGGGGTTTCGCGATTCGGCCGTCCAACCCGTACCAACGAGTGCAACCCCGTATCTACCCGTCCGGTAGAGATCCGGTAGAGATTCCGGTAGACGTCCGCTGCCTCAGCTGGCCGTAGCGGCGACCCCATGGAACTCGTTGAGGGCATCGGCGATCGCGACCCGCCGCGCAGCGAGGAAGGACTCGTAGTCCGTTGCCTCTTCGCCCCACTCGTCGAAGTCGATGAGCTGAGCTTCGAACGCGTCTGGCGGGTAGCTCTGCCGGTAGACGGAAGGCGTCTTGGCGCTGATCTGCTTGTTGGTCGTCGAGCCGATGAACGCGAGGTTGGCGATGTCGTTGATCTCCCGGTCGGACAGCTCCGGTCGTTCGGCCTTGAGGTAGGCCTTGGGGTAGATGTGGTGGAACTCGATCTTGTCGGCCCTGTTGGCGTGCTTCGGGCTGAGGAGCAACGACGTCGCCCAGTCCTTGGCTTCGCAAGCCTTGAACAGGAGGAACATGGCCTTGAACACGCCAGCCGTCGAGGTCCGTCCAGCAAGGTCCCCAGGCACGAAGTCCATCCGCCCCACCTGCTGCACGAGGCGGTCAGCGAGGTCCTCCGCCGTTCCGCCGCCCCGGAGGACAGCGAGGTCTTGGTCCAGGATCGACTCCGATGAACCCCTCGAGTAGCGGCCCTTGGCGTTGG is drawn from Microthrixaceae bacterium and contains these coding sequences:
- a CDS encoding DUF222 domain-containing protein, whose protein sequence is MATAENDTTGRFTTELADVPAERLEAELIDLAGWLSAGTFELLVLVGELDARGLWARWGALSCAAWLAEVCDVEVGTARTQVRVARALRTYPLLAEAMADGDVSYAKARVLVPHLTEANVDVLLHLAVTNPAGRLGAAIAAWSQRHEDPEAIARRQHEERSVSWRTGPDGMVTITARLAPAVAGAVCAVIDAQVTRSAAPADASLTQQRADALAAVVTGGGGNLDAEVVIHVRGDATTLADGTPINDHVVAQLLPHAFVSLLIVDTNRQPIDASPRRRTPTRRQKRVIDETNPECGHPGCRARTFLQYDHIQPYAQGGPTVVANLRRLCGPHNRARIGPTLHDEAAEFVADLIP
- a CDS encoding DUF86 domain-containing protein — protein: MRRDSLLLEEAIEAASRSIEIVGSLSVDELADDRLRLDALLWNLTILGEAITQLSAETISPYADIPWRRPIDLRNRIVHGYWSVDISVLHATTTLDLPHFTAQLRIVLADLDGPQR
- a CDS encoding metallophosphoesterase, producing MAESYLNDLGQQGPSGNLLGGVLGSGGTIEGVMARFFTSDLHLGHRNIARFEPGRAELARVAPLTGAADDKTQARLDTFLIDRWNETVGPEDETWILGDAVMGRLDDTLKSMRRLFGRIVLVPGNHDRVWKGESRRDHWYDRYLDSGIDEIVDGTTALELCDGTVVDVDHFPYWGDSGDTDRHEKWRPVDRGRVLLHGHVHSTWQTNGRMVNVGVDVWDYRPVPESTIVDLVHSIEQAGT
- a CDS encoding nucleotidyltransferase domain-containing protein; translation: MSTVLPGIDVDLDLLADICRRYGVARLDVFGSASRGEMSDTSDIDVLYELEPGTRLGWDIEDLASELTGALGRRVDLVSRRYLNRRLRDIVIAQATPLYAA